In Triticum aestivum cultivar Chinese Spring chromosome 5B, IWGSC CS RefSeq v2.1, whole genome shotgun sequence, the following proteins share a genomic window:
- the LOC123111400 gene encoding protein DETOXIFICATION 44, chloroplastic isoform X2, producing MAATSPAPTRAAAALTLAPHRRVHHVHMPSGRPCPCRSSAAPRRRTPRCRAKPTVKGVVDDDEDASRESEPERKEGEEDMTAMGTLPGWLRLDTVGMDILSIAAPAVLALAADPIAALVDTAFVGHIGPTELAAVGVSISVFNLVSKLFNVPLLNVTTSFVAEQQAVDDSYRGTGENNKFSEERKFLPAVTTSLALASGIGLMETLALIFGSGTLMDVIGIPVDSPVRIPAEQFLTFRAYGAPPIIVALAAQGAFRGLMDTKTPLYAIGVGNLVNAILDAIFVFPLGLGVRGAALATVTSEYVIACILLWKLNSKVVIFSGKIIGGGMIRYLKSGGLLIGRTIAVLLTMTLSTSLAAREGPVPMAGHQLCLQVWLTISLLNDALALAGQALLATEYTKRNYKQARMVLYRVLQIGGATGTALAIILFFGFGSFSSLFTDDPAVLGIAKSGVWFVAISQPINAAAFVVDGLYYGVSDFAYAAYSMFFAGAISSAFLLVAAPEFGLGGVWAGLILFMSLRAVAGLWRLGSKGGPWNSILSDTDLSDKL from the exons ATGGCGGCGACCTCGCCGGCGCCGACGAGGGCCGCCGCGGCGCTCACCCTGGCCCCGCATCGAAGGGTCCACCATGTCCACATGCCTTCCGGCCGCCCCTGCCCCTGCCGTTCTTCTGCCGCTCCTCGGCGGCGCACTCCGCGGTGCCGCGCGAAGCCGACAGTCAAGGGCgtggtcgacgacgacgaggacgcttCCCGGGAGTCAGAGCctgaaaggaaggagggggaggaagaTATGACTGCGATGGGTACGCTGCCGGGATGGCTCAGGCTTGACACCGTTGGGATGGATATCCTGAGCATCGCCGCGCCCGCTGTGCTCGCGCTCGCCGCTGACCCCATCGCTGCGCTCGTCGACACCGCCTTCGTCGGCCATATAG GTCCAACGGAACTTGCTGCCGTGGGTGTATCGATTTCGGTCTTCAATTTGGTGTCCAAGTTATTTAATGTTCCACTGCTTAACGTGACCACATCTTTTGTTGCTGAGCAGCAAGCAGTAGATGATAGTTATAGAGGAACAGGAGAAA ATAATAAGTTCAGTGAAGAAAGGAAGTTTCTTCCGGCAGTCACGACATCTTTGGCTCTAGCTTCTGGTATTGGGTTGATGGAAACTCTGGCGCTTATTTTTGGATCTGGAACATTGATGGATGTCATTGGTATACCAGTG GATTCCCCGGTGCGTATACCAGCCGAGCAATTTCTTACTTTTAGGGCATATGGTGCTCCACCTATCATAGTAGCACTTGCAGCACAGGGTGCATTTCGTGGGTTGATGGATACAAAGACACCTTTGTACGCTATTG GTGTTGGTAACCTAGTAAATGCAATACTTGATGCCATATTTGTCTTTCCGCTTGGTTTAGGAGTAAGAGGTGCTGCGTTGGCGACTGTAACATCTGA GTACGTGATAGCTTGCATCCTCCTTTGGAAGTTGAATAGTAAAGTAGTAATCTTCTCAGGAAAGATCATTGGTGGTGGAATGATACGCTACCTGAAATCAG GCGGACTGCTGATCGGTAGGACCATAGCAGTGCTCCTCACCATGACACTGTCGACGTCTCTTGCTGCAAGGGAAGGGCCTGTTCCAATGGCTGGCCATCAGTTATGCTTGCAAGTATGGTTAACAATCTCTTTACTCAATGATGCATTAGCCCTTGCTGGACAG GCTCTGCTTGCAACTGAATATACGAAAAGAAATTACAAGCAGGCGCGCATGGTTCTCTACAGAGTTCTGCAG ATTGGAGGGGCGACTGGTACGGCACTCGCTATAATCTTGTTTTTTGGGTTTGGGTCTTTCTCCTCGCTGTTCACAGACGATCCAGCAGTTCTGGGTATTGCCAAATCTGGTGTCTGG TTCGTCGCCATCTCCCAGCCAATAAATGCTGCTGCTTTTGTGGTCGATGGGCTCTACTATGGTGTATCTGACTTTGCATATGCTGCCTACTCCATG TTCTTTGCAGGAGCCATATCGTCGGCTTTCCTTCTTGTTGCCGCTCCTGAATTTGGTCTTGGTGGCGTCTGGGCCGGTCTCATTCTTTTTATGAGTTTGCGAGCAGTTGCTGGGTTGTGGAG GTTAGGGAGCAAAGGTGGACCCTGGAACTCGATCTTGTCAGACACTGACTTAAGCGACAAATTGTGA
- the LOC123111400 gene encoding protein DETOXIFICATION 44, chloroplastic isoform X1: MAATSPAPTRAAAALTLAPHRRVHHVHMPSGRPCPCRSSAAPRRRTPRCRAKPTVKGVVDDDEDASRESEPERKEGEEDMTAMGTLPGWLRLDTVGMDILSIAAPAVLALAADPIAALVDTAFVGHIGPTELAAVGVSISVFNLVSKLFNVPLLNVTTSFVAEQQAVDDSYRGTGENEFRRSPDNKFSEERKFLPAVTTSLALASGIGLMETLALIFGSGTLMDVIGIPVDSPVRIPAEQFLTFRAYGAPPIIVALAAQGAFRGLMDTKTPLYAIGVGNLVNAILDAIFVFPLGLGVRGAALATVTSEYVIACILLWKLNSKVVIFSGKIIGGGMIRYLKSGGLLIGRTIAVLLTMTLSTSLAAREGPVPMAGHQLCLQVWLTISLLNDALALAGQALLATEYTKRNYKQARMVLYRVLQIGGATGTALAIILFFGFGSFSSLFTDDPAVLGIAKSGVWFVAISQPINAAAFVVDGLYYGVSDFAYAAYSMFFAGAISSAFLLVAAPEFGLGGVWAGLILFMSLRAVAGLWRLGSKGGPWNSILSDTDLSDKL, translated from the exons ATGGCGGCGACCTCGCCGGCGCCGACGAGGGCCGCCGCGGCGCTCACCCTGGCCCCGCATCGAAGGGTCCACCATGTCCACATGCCTTCCGGCCGCCCCTGCCCCTGCCGTTCTTCTGCCGCTCCTCGGCGGCGCACTCCGCGGTGCCGCGCGAAGCCGACAGTCAAGGGCgtggtcgacgacgacgaggacgcttCCCGGGAGTCAGAGCctgaaaggaaggagggggaggaagaTATGACTGCGATGGGTACGCTGCCGGGATGGCTCAGGCTTGACACCGTTGGGATGGATATCCTGAGCATCGCCGCGCCCGCTGTGCTCGCGCTCGCCGCTGACCCCATCGCTGCGCTCGTCGACACCGCCTTCGTCGGCCATATAG GTCCAACGGAACTTGCTGCCGTGGGTGTATCGATTTCGGTCTTCAATTTGGTGTCCAAGTTATTTAATGTTCCACTGCTTAACGTGACCACATCTTTTGTTGCTGAGCAGCAAGCAGTAGATGATAGTTATAGAGGAACAGGAGAAA ATGAATTTCGAAGATCCCCAGATAATAAGTTCAGTGAAGAAAGGAAGTTTCTTCCGGCAGTCACGACATCTTTGGCTCTAGCTTCTGGTATTGGGTTGATGGAAACTCTGGCGCTTATTTTTGGATCTGGAACATTGATGGATGTCATTGGTATACCAGTG GATTCCCCGGTGCGTATACCAGCCGAGCAATTTCTTACTTTTAGGGCATATGGTGCTCCACCTATCATAGTAGCACTTGCAGCACAGGGTGCATTTCGTGGGTTGATGGATACAAAGACACCTTTGTACGCTATTG GTGTTGGTAACCTAGTAAATGCAATACTTGATGCCATATTTGTCTTTCCGCTTGGTTTAGGAGTAAGAGGTGCTGCGTTGGCGACTGTAACATCTGA GTACGTGATAGCTTGCATCCTCCTTTGGAAGTTGAATAGTAAAGTAGTAATCTTCTCAGGAAAGATCATTGGTGGTGGAATGATACGCTACCTGAAATCAG GCGGACTGCTGATCGGTAGGACCATAGCAGTGCTCCTCACCATGACACTGTCGACGTCTCTTGCTGCAAGGGAAGGGCCTGTTCCAATGGCTGGCCATCAGTTATGCTTGCAAGTATGGTTAACAATCTCTTTACTCAATGATGCATTAGCCCTTGCTGGACAG GCTCTGCTTGCAACTGAATATACGAAAAGAAATTACAAGCAGGCGCGCATGGTTCTCTACAGAGTTCTGCAG ATTGGAGGGGCGACTGGTACGGCACTCGCTATAATCTTGTTTTTTGGGTTTGGGTCTTTCTCCTCGCTGTTCACAGACGATCCAGCAGTTCTGGGTATTGCCAAATCTGGTGTCTGG TTCGTCGCCATCTCCCAGCCAATAAATGCTGCTGCTTTTGTGGTCGATGGGCTCTACTATGGTGTATCTGACTTTGCATATGCTGCCTACTCCATG TTCTTTGCAGGAGCCATATCGTCGGCTTTCCTTCTTGTTGCCGCTCCTGAATTTGGTCTTGGTGGCGTCTGGGCCGGTCTCATTCTTTTTATGAGTTTGCGAGCAGTTGCTGGGTTGTGGAG GTTAGGGAGCAAAGGTGGACCCTGGAACTCGATCTTGTCAGACACTGACTTAAGCGACAAATTGTGA
- the LOC123111400 gene encoding protein DETOXIFICATION 44, chloroplastic isoform X3 codes for MAATSPAPTRAAAALTLAPHRRVHHVHMPSGRPCPCRSSAAPRRRTPRCRAKPTVKGVVDDDEDASRESEPERKEGEEDMTAMGTLPGWLRLDTVGMDILSIAAPAVLALAADPIAALVDTAFVGHIGPTELAAVGVSISVFNLVSKLFNVPLLNVTTSFVAEQQAVDDSYRGTGENEFRRSPDNKFSEERKFLPAVTTSLALASGIGLMETLALIFGSGTLMDVIGIPVDSPVRIPAEQFLTFRAYGAPPIIVALAAQGAFRGLMDTKTPLYAIGVGNLVNAILDAIFVFPLGLGVRGAALATVTSEYVIACILLWKLNSKVVIFSGKIIGGGMIRYLKSGGLLIGRTIAVLLTMTLSTSLAAREGPVPMAGHQLCLQVWLTISLLNDALALAGQALLATEYTKRNYKQARMVLYRVLQIGGATGTALAIILFFGFGSFSSLFTDDPAVLGIAKSGVWFVAISQPINAAAFVVDGLYYGVSDFAYAAYSMFFAGAISSAFLLVAAPEFGLGGVWAGLILFMSLRAVAGLWR; via the exons ATGGCGGCGACCTCGCCGGCGCCGACGAGGGCCGCCGCGGCGCTCACCCTGGCCCCGCATCGAAGGGTCCACCATGTCCACATGCCTTCCGGCCGCCCCTGCCCCTGCCGTTCTTCTGCCGCTCCTCGGCGGCGCACTCCGCGGTGCCGCGCGAAGCCGACAGTCAAGGGCgtggtcgacgacgacgaggacgcttCCCGGGAGTCAGAGCctgaaaggaaggagggggaggaagaTATGACTGCGATGGGTACGCTGCCGGGATGGCTCAGGCTTGACACCGTTGGGATGGATATCCTGAGCATCGCCGCGCCCGCTGTGCTCGCGCTCGCCGCTGACCCCATCGCTGCGCTCGTCGACACCGCCTTCGTCGGCCATATAG GTCCAACGGAACTTGCTGCCGTGGGTGTATCGATTTCGGTCTTCAATTTGGTGTCCAAGTTATTTAATGTTCCACTGCTTAACGTGACCACATCTTTTGTTGCTGAGCAGCAAGCAGTAGATGATAGTTATAGAGGAACAGGAGAAA ATGAATTTCGAAGATCCCCAGATAATAAGTTCAGTGAAGAAAGGAAGTTTCTTCCGGCAGTCACGACATCTTTGGCTCTAGCTTCTGGTATTGGGTTGATGGAAACTCTGGCGCTTATTTTTGGATCTGGAACATTGATGGATGTCATTGGTATACCAGTG GATTCCCCGGTGCGTATACCAGCCGAGCAATTTCTTACTTTTAGGGCATATGGTGCTCCACCTATCATAGTAGCACTTGCAGCACAGGGTGCATTTCGTGGGTTGATGGATACAAAGACACCTTTGTACGCTATTG GTGTTGGTAACCTAGTAAATGCAATACTTGATGCCATATTTGTCTTTCCGCTTGGTTTAGGAGTAAGAGGTGCTGCGTTGGCGACTGTAACATCTGA GTACGTGATAGCTTGCATCCTCCTTTGGAAGTTGAATAGTAAAGTAGTAATCTTCTCAGGAAAGATCATTGGTGGTGGAATGATACGCTACCTGAAATCAG GCGGACTGCTGATCGGTAGGACCATAGCAGTGCTCCTCACCATGACACTGTCGACGTCTCTTGCTGCAAGGGAAGGGCCTGTTCCAATGGCTGGCCATCAGTTATGCTTGCAAGTATGGTTAACAATCTCTTTACTCAATGATGCATTAGCCCTTGCTGGACAG GCTCTGCTTGCAACTGAATATACGAAAAGAAATTACAAGCAGGCGCGCATGGTTCTCTACAGAGTTCTGCAG ATTGGAGGGGCGACTGGTACGGCACTCGCTATAATCTTGTTTTTTGGGTTTGGGTCTTTCTCCTCGCTGTTCACAGACGATCCAGCAGTTCTGGGTATTGCCAAATCTGGTGTCTGG TTCGTCGCCATCTCCCAGCCAATAAATGCTGCTGCTTTTGTGGTCGATGGGCTCTACTATGGTGTATCTGACTTTGCATATGCTGCCTACTCCATG TTCTTTGCAGGAGCCATATCGTCGGCTTTCCTTCTTGTTGCCGCTCCTGAATTTGGTCTTGGTGGCGTCTGGGCCGGTCTCATTCTTTTTATGAGTTTGCGAGCAGTTGCTGGGTTGTGGAG GTAA
- the LOC123111401 gene encoding uncharacterized protein, translating into MRFAGWYLKIAVGGAAIGAAMELFMIHTGFYEKVTVLESEKRAWESSPEAQAMREALNPWHKRDEKEKK; encoded by the exons ATGAGGTTCGCGGGGTGGTACCTGAAGATCGCCGTCGGCGGCGCGGCCATAGGCGCCGCCATGGAGCTTTTCATGATCCACACCGGCTTCT ATGAGAAGGTGACGGTACTGGAGTCAGAAAAACGAGCTTGGGAAAGCAGTCCAGAAGCACAAGCTATGAGAGAAGCCTTGAATCCATGGCACAAGCGTGATGAGAAGGAGAAAAAATAG
- the LOC123111399 gene encoding protein NUCLEAR FUSION DEFECTIVE 4: protein MDSSFGRRSNSHGGVDGEWRRWAVLVATVWVQALTGTNFDFSAYSSALKASMGVSQQSLNYLATASDLGKAFGWSSGLALLYMPLPAVLLLSAVLGLASYALQYGILLPSSTLAASLPYPAVFLICLAAGCSICWFNTVCFVVCIRSFSAANRPLALSLSISFNGLSAAFYTLFANALSPYSPSVYLLLNAILPLAASIIALPAILLCHPHDHSSLRTLPKHDRRVFLCFYTIAFVTGIYLVTFGSVTTTSSAARAVLMGAMALLTLPLIIPAASSCSSVGTHDPDTELTFNHNDPQKPLLLNHDDHTETNGSMAHKTVEWQPKGCCCGTILDKGCVLVLGEEHSAKKLIRCVDFWLYYTAYFCGATVGLVYSNNLGQIAQSLQCQPQLTMLLAVYSSCSFFGRLLSALPDFLHRRVSFARTGWLAVALVPMPVAFFLMWKLHDVNTLIAGTALIGLSSGFIFAAAVSVTSELFGPNSIGVNHNILITNIPLGSLLYGQIAALVYDANGLKSTVLDNLTGTVDTMIVCMGAKCYSNTFFVWGCITVLGLASSIALFLRTRQAYATAAGQSSCKHHSQVLS from the exons TCTCCCAGCAGTCCCTCAACTACCTGGCCACCGCCTCCGACCTCGGCAAGGCGTTCGGCTGGTCCTCGGGGCTGGCGCTGCTCTACATGCCGctgccggcggtgctgctcctgtccgccgtgctcggcctcgcctcctACGCCCTCCAGTACGgcatcctcctcccctcctccacgcTCGCCGCCAGCCTCCCCTACCCCGCG GTGTTCTTGATCTGCCTGGCAGCAGGGTGCAGCATCTGCTGGTTCAACACGGTCTGCTTCGTGGTCTGCATACGCAGCTTCTCCGCAGCCAACCGCCCCCTGGCCCTCTCCCTCTCCATAAGCTTCAACGGGCTCAGCGCTGCCTTCTACACCCTCTTCGCCAACGCTCTCTCCCCTTACTCACCATCCGTCTACCTCCTCCTCAATGCCATCCTACCCCTCGCCGCCTCCATCATTGCGCTCCCAGCGATCCTCCTCTGCCACCCACATGATCACAGCAGCCTCCGCACTTTGCCAAAGCATGACAGGCGTGTCTTCCTCTGCTTCTACACCATCGCATTTGTCACCGGCATATATTTAGTGACCTTCGGTTCTGTCACTACAACCAGCTCTGCTGCAAGGGCCGTCCTCATGGGCGCCATGGCCCTCCTCACACTTCCTCTCATCATCCCTGCCGCCTCGAGTTGTTCTAGTGTGGGCACACATGATCCTGACACTGAATTGACATTCAACCACAACGATCCACAGAAGCCGCTCCTTCTCAACCATGATGACCACACGGAGACCAACGGCAGCATGGCACATAAAACAGTGGAATGGCAGCCCAAGGGCTGTTGCTGTGGGACGATACTGGACAAGGGCTGTGTGTTAGTTCTTGGTGAGGAGCATAGTGCAAAGAAGCTCATCCGGTGTGTCGATTTTTGGCTCTACTACACAGCGTACTTCTGTGGTGCCACTGTTGGGCTGGTGTACAGCAACAACTTGGGGCAGATTGCCCAATCGTTGCAATGTCAACCACAGCTCACCATGCTTCTTGCAGTTTACTCCTCTTGCTCCTTCTTCGGTCGCCTTCTCTCTGCACTCCCTGACTTCCTTCACAG GAGGGTGTCATTTGCTCGGACAGGGTGGCTTGCGGTGGCGTTGGTGCCCATGCCAGTGGCTTTCTTCTTAATGTGGAAATTGCACGATGTAAACACTCTGATAGCAGGAACGGCGTTAATTGGCCTAAGCTCAGGTTTCATCTTCGCTGCGGCAGTGTCCGTGACATCCGAGCTCTTTGGACCAAATAGCATCGGTGTGAACCACAACATCCTCATCACCAATATCCCTCTTGGCTCACTCCTCTACGGACAGATTGCCGCCCTGGTATATGATGCAAATGGACTAAAGAGTACGGTACTGGACAACCTCACTGGCACGGTTGATACCATGATAGTGTGCATGGGTGCGAAGTGCTACTCAAACACATTCTTTGTGTGGGGTTGCATCACAGTGCTGGGCTTGGCATCAAGCATAGCCCTATTCTTGAGAACAAGACAGGCTTACGCTACTGCTGCTGGTCAATCTAGTTGTAAGCACCATAGCCAAGTTTTGAGTTGA